A genomic stretch from Campylobacter lari subsp. concheus includes:
- the blaOXA gene encoding OXA-493 family class D beta-lactamase, whose protein sequence is MKKILLLFSLFCSFALANENLKDLFKDYNESGVFIAYDGKKYYSNDFTKANKRILPASTFKIFNALIALNEGIVKNTNEIFYHYKGEKVFLPSWKNDANLALAMQRSQLPAYKELARKIGLEKMQKNLNKLNYGNQKISKIDEFWIDDSLQISLKEQASLLFELANLKLDYPKNIQKEIINIIKLNENNHYEFFAKTGWGKEKYGQIVGFIKDKKTHQIYAFALCMDISDFNKLYLREELAKKYLSYLINLTHKK, encoded by the coding sequence TTGAAAAAAATACTTTTACTTTTTAGTCTTTTTTGCTCTTTTGCTTTGGCAAATGAAAATTTAAAAGATCTTTTTAAAGATTACAATGAAAGTGGAGTTTTTATAGCTTATGATGGTAAAAAGTATTATAGCAATGATTTTACAAAAGCAAACAAACGCATTCTACCTGCCTCCACTTTTAAAATTTTCAATGCCTTAATCGCACTGAATGAAGGCATTGTGAAAAATACTAATGAGATTTTTTATCATTACAAAGGTGAAAAAGTATTTTTACCATCTTGGAAAAATGACGCAAATTTAGCCCTAGCTATGCAAAGATCTCAGCTACCTGCCTATAAAGAACTAGCTAGAAAAATCGGCTTAGAAAAAATGCAAAAAAATCTAAATAAACTCAACTATGGCAACCAAAAAATAAGCAAAATAGATGAGTTTTGGATAGATGATTCTTTACAAATTAGTCTTAAAGAACAAGCAAGCTTACTTTTTGAACTAGCAAATCTAAAATTAGATTATCCTAAAAATATACAAAAAGAAATTATAAATATAATAAAACTTAATGAAAATAATCATTATGAGTTTTTTGCAAAAACAGGCTGGGGTAAAGAAAAATACGGACAAATCGTAGGTTTTATAAAAGATAAAAAAACTCATCAAATTTATGCTTTTGCTTTATGTATGGATATAAGTGATTTTAATAAACTTTATCTAAGAGAAGAATTAGCAAAAAAATATCTATCATATTTAATAAACTTGACACATAAAAAATAA
- a CDS encoding isoaspartyl peptidase/L-asparaginase family protein — MSFLASGKKTLLVLASLVLLTNNNTFAKDFEPIIVIHGGTSGLGLTKAEFAKREKVMKESLKAGQSILEKGGSSVDAVIAAIKVMEDSPEFNAGKGAVFTSDGFNELDASIMDGKNLKAGAIAMARTIKNPIEAARLVMEKTPHTLIAGEGADKLAKKHGLEIVGQKYFFTEHRYKQLQEAKKSKEVLLDSDKAKAHLGVSTEPYLGTVGAIALDKNGNLAAGTSTGGTTNKMTGRIGDSPIIGAGNYANNDSVAVSCTGTGDIYIRVATAHEVASLYKYKKLSVQKAAEETIKQVAKLGGTGGIISIDKNGKVGYAWTKDKLGMYHGQAKIGEEPKIFWPLEK, encoded by the coding sequence ATGAGTTTTTTAGCAAGTGGCAAAAAAACTTTGTTAGTATTAGCTAGCTTAGTACTTTTAACAAACAACAATACTTTTGCAAAAGATTTTGAACCTATTATCGTTATACACGGTGGCACAAGTGGCTTAGGACTTACCAAAGCAGAATTTGCTAAAAGAGAAAAGGTAATGAAAGAATCTTTAAAAGCAGGCCAAAGCATACTTGAAAAAGGTGGAAGTTCTGTTGATGCAGTAATAGCTGCAATTAAAGTAATGGAAGATAGTCCTGAATTTAATGCTGGAAAAGGTGCTGTATTTACTTCTGATGGATTTAATGAACTAGATGCATCAATAATGGATGGAAAAAACTTAAAAGCTGGTGCAATCGCTATGGCTAGAACGATCAAAAACCCTATAGAAGCAGCAAGACTTGTGATGGAAAAAACACCTCATACTTTAATAGCAGGTGAAGGTGCGGATAAATTAGCTAAAAAACATGGTTTAGAAATAGTGGGTCAAAAATATTTCTTTACAGAGCACAGATATAAACAACTTCAAGAAGCTAAAAAAAGCAAAGAAGTATTACTAGATAGTGATAAAGCAAAAGCTCACCTTGGTGTAAGTACTGAACCATATTTAGGTACAGTAGGTGCAATAGCTTTAGATAAAAATGGTAACCTAGCAGCAGGTACAAGTACAGGTGGTACTACAAATAAAATGACAGGACGTATTGGAGATTCTCCTATCATAGGAGCGGGAAATTATGCAAATAATGATTCAGTAGCAGTTTCTTGCACAGGAACAGGTGATATTTACATAAGAGTAGCCACAGCTCACGAAGTTGCATCTTTATATAAATATAAAAAACTTTCGGTGCAAAAAGCAGCTGAAGAAACTATCAAACAAGTAGCTAAACTTGGTGGCACAGGTGGAATCATCTCAATAGATAAAAATGGAAAAGTTGGCTATGCTTGGACTAAAGATAAACTCGGAATGTATCATGGACAAGCAAAAATCGGTGAAGAACCAAAAATATTTTGGCCACTTGAAAAATAA
- a CDS encoding adenosylmethionine--8-amino-7-oxononanoate transaminase produces MNLKELDLKYIWHPCTQMSDHEFLPLIPIKNAKGVYLYDFDEKSYIDCISSWWVNIFGHCNEYINEKIKNQLQNLEHVLLAGFSHEPIIKLSQRLCKLLPFDKCFFADNGSSAIEVALKMSFQYHLNNGSKKDKFLSLSNSYHGETLGALSVGDVALYKKTYEPLLLKSITTPVPTSKDYTKELEILESILKNHHHEICAFILEPLLQCAGNMHMYELGYLNEAIKLAKDYGVQVIFDEIATGFGRTGEMFALDYCSQSIDYICLSKAITGGYLPLSVVLTKDEIYEKFYDSYESQKAFLHSHSYTGNALACTAANATLDIFEKENIIAKNKIKSTFIKTQWESLKEFDFLGNFRNLGMVSAFDIQKSKYQRAGLEVFQRALEKGLLLRPLGNTIYFMPPYVINENEIAYVVESLREIFKDF; encoded by the coding sequence ATGAATTTAAAAGAACTAGACTTAAAATACATTTGGCACCCTTGCACGCAAATGAGCGATCATGAGTTTTTACCTTTAATACCTATAAAAAATGCCAAGGGGGTGTATTTGTATGATTTTGATGAAAAATCCTACATAGACTGCATTAGCTCTTGGTGGGTAAATATCTTTGGCCATTGTAATGAATATATCAATGAAAAAATCAAAAATCAACTTCAAAATTTAGAGCATGTCTTGCTTGCAGGCTTTTCACATGAGCCTATCATAAAGCTTTCACAAAGACTTTGTAAGCTTTTACCTTTTGATAAATGCTTTTTTGCAGACAATGGTAGCTCGGCCATAGAAGTGGCTTTAAAAATGAGCTTTCAATACCACTTAAACAATGGCTCTAAAAAGGATAAATTCTTATCACTTAGCAATTCTTACCATGGAGAAACCTTAGGTGCATTAAGCGTTGGCGATGTAGCACTTTATAAAAAAACCTATGAGCCTTTACTTTTAAAAAGTATCACAACACCTGTGCCAACTAGCAAGGACTATACAAAAGAACTTGAAATTTTAGAAAGCATTTTAAAAAATCATCATCATGAAATTTGTGCTTTTATACTTGAGCCTTTACTTCAATGTGCGGGCAATATGCACATGTATGAGCTTGGGTATTTAAATGAAGCCATTAAGCTTGCTAAAGATTATGGTGTGCAAGTGATATTTGATGAGATAGCCACGGGTTTTGGGCGCACGGGAGAGATGTTTGCGCTTGATTATTGCTCACAAAGTATTGATTATATATGCCTTTCTAAAGCTATCACGGGTGGATATTTACCACTTTCAGTGGTGCTTACTAAAGATGAAATTTATGAGAAATTTTATGATAGCTATGAGAGCCAAAAGGCCTTTTTACACTCTCACTCTTACACGGGCAATGCCCTAGCTTGCACAGCGGCTAATGCGACTTTGGATATTTTTGAAAAAGAAAATATCATCGCAAAAAATAAAATAAAAAGTACTTTTATAAAAACACAATGGGAGAGTTTAAAAGAATTTGACTTTTTAGGAAATTTTAGAAATTTAGGCATGGTAAGTGCATTTGATATACAAAAAAGCAAATACCAAAGAGCAGGACTTGAAGTCTTTCAAAGAGCCTTAGAAAAAGGCTTACTTTTAAGACCACTTGGCAATACAATCTACTTCATGCCACCATATGTTATAAATGAAAATGAGATTGCTTATGTAGTGGAGTCTTTAAGAGAGATTTTCAAGGATTTTTGA
- a CDS encoding RICIN domain-containing protein, with translation MQKIKFIMIFSVFVAFFIGCSSKEQLNPLGRSLGSVNDIDPLKIGNKPTPPVKQEVPALVEGKRFSAIPLEPPIIKVNTFKGNNPIKGPLPRLTSNNEFTSSALYENSGIVSDFVIIMNPNGAALTVWALAPGNWIWGYSLFNSKSFGDARIWQLIEFPNNTVMIKNAKTLTCLNSYGNGIVHYPCDQSNFAQFWRLYPMSNGAYQIQNFANQKCIQTPVNNVMKDFSASYFNIYLADCLKSGEKNLDRQWNIGAPAFQTRSPYAF, from the coding sequence ATGCAAAAAATTAAATTCATAATGATATTTAGTGTATTTGTGGCTTTTTTTATCGGATGTTCTTCTAAAGAACAACTCAATCCTTTAGGGCGTTCTTTAGGTAGTGTAAATGATATAGATCCTTTAAAAATAGGCAACAAACCAACACCACCTGTAAAACAAGAAGTGCCAGCCTTGGTAGAAGGTAAACGCTTTTCTGCTATACCGCTTGAACCACCAATTATAAAAGTAAATACCTTTAAAGGAAATAATCCTATAAAAGGGCCTTTGCCAAGACTTACTTCTAATAACGAATTTACTTCTAGTGCTTTATATGAAAATTCAGGCATTGTGAGTGATTTTGTAATTATTATGAATCCAAACGGCGCTGCATTGACGGTATGGGCTTTAGCTCCTGGCAATTGGATATGGGGCTATAGTTTATTTAATAGTAAATCTTTTGGCGATGCAAGAATTTGGCAGCTTATTGAATTTCCAAATAACACTGTAATGATAAAAAATGCAAAAACCTTAACTTGCTTAAATTCGTATGGAAATGGTATAGTGCATTATCCTTGCGATCAAAGTAATTTTGCACAATTTTGGAGATTATATCCAATGAGTAATGGGGCTTATCAAATTCAAAATTTTGCCAATCAAAAATGTATTCAAACACCTGTTAATAATGTAATGAAAGACTTTAGTGCGAGTTATTTTAATATTTATCTAGCAGATTGTTTAAAATCGGGCGAAAAAAATTTAGATAGACAATGGAATATAGGTGCACCAGCCTTTCAAACGAGATCGCCTTATGCGTTTTAA
- a CDS encoding ThiF family adenylyltransferase has translation MDRYTRIKWLVNEENFLKFQNTKVLVCGLGGVGGICVDALFRSGFGNLTLIDADKFEITNQNRQLHSENIGEEKAKVFERIYNAKGIVSKIDDEFLKSFDLREFDLIIDAIDDIPAKVALANLVDLKKQIFISSTGGARKLDPTRIKTTSIFKTHGDALAKKFRYELRKSGFKGDFDVVFSDEEAHCKDLGSFMGVTASFGLALASLALRKVIDKKI, from the coding sequence ATGGATAGATACACGCGTATAAAATGGCTTGTTAATGAAGAAAATTTTCTTAAATTTCAAAATACCAAAGTTTTAGTTTGTGGTTTAGGCGGAGTTGGTGGAATTTGCGTTGATGCGCTTTTTAGAAGTGGTTTTGGCAATCTAACTTTAATTGATGCAGATAAATTTGAAATTACCAATCAAAACCGCCAACTTCATAGCGAAAATATAGGTGAAGAAAAAGCTAAGGTTTTTGAACGCATTTACAACGCCAAAGGCATAGTTAGTAAAATTGATGATGAGTTTTTAAAAAGTTTTGATTTGAGAGAATTTGATTTAATCATTGATGCGATTGATGATATACCTGCTAAGGTTGCTTTGGCTAATTTGGTTGATTTAAAAAAGCAAATTTTTATCTCATCAACTGGCGGTGCTAGAAAGCTTGATCCAACGCGCATTAAAACAACAAGTATATTTAAAACTCATGGCGATGCCCTAGCTAAAAAATTCCGCTATGAGCTTAGAAAATCAGGCTTTAAAGGGGATTTTGATGTAGTATTTTCAGATGAAGAAGCTCATTGTAAAGATCTTGGCTCATTTATGGGTGTGACAGCCTCTTTTGGACTTGCTTTAGCTTCTTTGGCTTTAAGGAAAGTGATTGATAAGAAAATTTAA
- a CDS encoding methyltransferase domain-containing protein, producing the protein MQTFIRAKDTYSANTPVQKDMAKELCKMLSENDFSDFEAVFEFGCGVGVFSKTLQECIKFKHYFLNDIYPFENPCKFEEFGVFDMNELKNHHFYTKKFDLIASNACMQWLEIDELLENFANMLNKNGILLFSTFGEKNFIQIKQSTNLSLEYLTLEQIAQKLSKNFKIIKAKEELKELKFDHTLELFRHLKLSGVNALSDKFFISKAFLKNYEKEFQNTLTYHPLFFMCQVY; encoded by the coding sequence TTGCAAACTTTCATAAGAGCAAAAGACACTTATAGTGCAAATACACCTGTGCAAAAAGATATGGCTAAAGAGCTTTGTAAAATGCTTAGCGAGAATGATTTTAGCGATTTTGAAGCGGTGTTTGAGTTTGGCTGTGGGGTAGGGGTTTTTAGCAAGACTTTGCAAGAGTGTATTAAATTTAAGCATTATTTTTTAAATGATATTTATCCTTTTGAAAACCCTTGTAAGTTTGAAGAATTTGGCGTTTTTGATATGAATGAACTTAAAAATCATCACTTTTATACGAAAAAATTTGATCTTATAGCTTCCAATGCTTGCATGCAGTGGTTAGAGATAGATGAGCTTTTAGAAAATTTTGCAAATATGCTAAATAAAAATGGGATTTTGCTTTTTTCTACTTTTGGAGAAAAAAATTTCATTCAAATAAAGCAAAGTACCAATTTATCACTAGAATATTTGACTTTAGAGCAAATTGCACAAAAACTTTCTAAAAATTTTAAGATTATCAAGGCAAAAGAAGAATTAAAAGAGTTAAAATTTGATCATACTTTAGAGCTTTTTAGGCATTTGAAATTAAGCGGAGTAAATGCTTTGAGTGATAAATTTTTTATAAGCAAGGCATTTTTAAAAAACTATGAAAAAGAATTTCAAAACACCTTGACTTATCATCCTTTATTTTTTATGTGTCAAGTTTATTAA
- a CDS encoding DMT family transporter, with protein sequence MIERTKISSNFGWFMVILGGLVECFWVSGLKYSTEIWHYALTAIGVCISFTCFLKACERLEVSIAYSVFVGIGTVGVVLNEMFIFNEPSSATKLALIAILLLSIIGLKIISKEAK encoded by the coding sequence ATGATAGAAAGAACAAAAATAAGCTCTAATTTTGGTTGGTTTATGGTAATTTTAGGTGGTTTGGTTGAGTGTTTTTGGGTGAGTGGCTTAAAATACTCTACTGAAATTTGGCATTATGCTTTAACAGCCATTGGAGTTTGCATATCTTTTACATGTTTTTTAAAAGCTTGTGAAAGGCTTGAAGTAAGTATTGCTTATAGTGTTTTTGTAGGTATTGGCACGGTTGGAGTGGTGCTTAATGAGATGTTTATTTTCAATGAGCCAAGCTCTGCTACCAAACTTGCTTTAATAGCCATTTTACTTTTAAGTATTATAGGCCTTAAAATCATTAGCAAGGAAGCTAAATAA
- the surE gene encoding 5'/3'-nucleotidase SurE produces the protein MKEILITNDDGYESDGLKKLIKMLKKHFKAKITIVAPANEKSACSHSITLTKPLRFHKVGKRFYKLDDGTPADCVYLALHALYKKRLPDLVISGINKGANVGEDITYSGTCAGAMEAVLHGIPAIALSQFYKDSQKELDYKLALKLTKKIVKNIFEKGFPLDKKEFLNINFPSSKTAFQGLKICKAGKRIYSYEAHSNTNPRGVEYYWLAAANLDHENEKDSDIALLKQGYVTITPIMLDLTAYKQMKNLKKWIKNG, from the coding sequence ATGAAAGAAATTTTAATAACAAACGATGATGGCTACGAAAGTGATGGTTTAAAAAAACTCATCAAAATGCTAAAAAAACATTTTAAAGCCAAAATCACCATAGTAGCACCTGCTAATGAAAAATCAGCATGCTCGCATTCTATAACATTAACCAAACCTTTGAGATTTCACAAGGTTGGTAAAAGATTTTACAAACTTGATGATGGCACGCCTGCAGATTGTGTTTATCTTGCTTTACATGCTTTATATAAAAAGCGTTTGCCTGATCTTGTGATAAGTGGAATCAATAAAGGGGCTAATGTGGGTGAGGATATAACCTACTCAGGAACTTGTGCAGGTGCCATGGAAGCCGTGCTTCATGGAATTCCTGCCATAGCTTTATCACAATTTTATAAAGATAGCCAAAAAGAGCTTGATTATAAACTTGCTTTAAAACTTACTAAAAAAATAGTCAAAAATATCTTTGAAAAGGGCTTTCCTTTAGATAAAAAAGAATTTTTAAATATCAACTTTCCTTCTAGCAAAACAGCCTTTCAAGGCTTAAAAATTTGCAAAGCAGGAAAAAGAATTTATAGCTATGAAGCGCACTCAAATACAAATCCAAGAGGCGTAGAATACTACTGGTTAGCTGCTGCTAATCTTGATCATGAAAATGAAAAAGATTCAGACATAGCACTTTTAAAACAAGGCTATGTCACAATAACCCCTATAATGCTTGATCTAACAGCTTATAAACAAATGAAAAATCTCAAAAAATGGATAAAGAATGGATAG
- a CDS encoding tetratricopeptide repeat protein, with amino-acid sequence MKKILIVLTILFLNFAYSQEDFVEKGIKAYESGDYTNAIKYSQQACDSDDLRGCVLLGLLYRDGLGVEKDNFKAVEFYSKACKLNMGLGCSELGFMYENGYGVRKDNFKAVELYQKACNLNDSFGCYKIGAMYFNGNGLEEDNFKAVELFKKACDLKDGYGCVFLGLAYFKGKGVKKDNFKAVELFKKSCILNEGKGCGALGLMYENGIGVKKDISKALEYFGKACDLKSDEGCENYARLKR; translated from the coding sequence ATGAAAAAAATATTAATTGTTCTAACAATTTTATTTTTAAATTTTGCATACTCGCAAGAGGATTTTGTTGAAAAAGGAATTAAAGCCTATGAGAGTGGTGATTACACCAATGCTATAAAGTATTCGCAACAGGCTTGCGATTCTGATGATCTTAGAGGTTGTGTTCTTCTTGGTCTTTTATATAGAGATGGGTTAGGCGTAGAAAAAGATAATTTTAAAGCAGTGGAGTTTTATAGTAAAGCTTGTAAATTAAATATGGGCTTGGGGTGTTCCGAGCTAGGTTTTATGTATGAAAATGGTTATGGTGTAAGAAAAGATAATTTCAAAGCAGTTGAATTGTATCAAAAAGCTTGTAATTTAAATGATAGCTTCGGTTGTTATAAGATTGGCGCAATGTATTTTAATGGCAATGGTTTAGAAGAAGATAATTTCAAAGCAGTAGAACTTTTTAAAAAGGCTTGTGATTTAAAAGATGGTTATGGGTGTGTTTTTCTTGGACTTGCGTATTTCAAAGGTAAAGGTGTTAAAAAAGATAACTTTAAAGCAGTGGAGTTGTTTAAAAAATCTTGTATTTTAAATGAAGGCAAAGGTTGTGGTGCGCTTGGTCTTATGTATGAAAATGGAATTGGAGTTAAAAAAGATATTTCCAAAGCTTTAGAATATTTTGGTAAGGCTTGTGATTTAAAAAGCGATGAGGGTTGTGAAAACTACGCAAGGCTTAAACGATAA
- the bioD gene encoding dethiobiotin synthase → MKIYISGIDTDVGKTYLSARICKELGFDYFKLIQAGTPKDSEVVAEFSPKTKIFKEGVFLQTPASPHKGRILENLSYKAFDIQIPQSDKLIIELAGGLFSPLDDEKTMIDYMSVFKYPTILVAKDYLGSINHTLLSIEALKQRDIKILALILKTQDTFSKDFISKYAKIPIIEFDDKVCKKLSKILENLS, encoded by the coding sequence ATGAAAATATATATTAGCGGTATAGACACAGATGTTGGCAAAACTTATTTAAGTGCTAGAATTTGCAAGGAATTAGGATTTGATTATTTTAAGCTTATTCAAGCAGGCACGCCAAAAGATAGTGAGGTAGTAGCTGAGTTTAGCCCAAAAACTAAGATTTTCAAAGAAGGTGTGTTTTTACAAACCCCTGCTTCGCCACACAAAGGCAGGATTTTAGAGAATTTAAGTTATAAAGCCTTTGATATACAAATTCCACAAAGTGATAAACTTATCATCGAGCTAGCTGGTGGGCTTTTTTCTCCTCTTGATGATGAAAAAACGATGATTGATTATATGAGTGTGTTTAAGTACCCTACGATTTTAGTAGCAAAAGACTATCTAGGAAGTATTAATCACACACTTTTAAGCATAGAGGCACTAAAACAAAGAGATATTAAAATCCTTGCTTTAATCTTAAAAACCCAAGATACTTTTAGCAAGGATTTTATAAGCAAATACGCTAAAATTCCTATCATAGAATTTGATGATAAAGTGTGTAAAAAACTTTCAAAAATCCTTGAAAATCTCTCTTAA
- a CDS encoding DMT family transporter, with protein MEWFFLFLATAFEIFGVIIMKQLVSTKNKLYLLALIVCFGFSFGFLSLSMQSIAMSVAYSIWTGAGTAGGVIIGVLFYKESKSFLKLFLIALIIACTVGLKILS; from the coding sequence ATGGAATGGTTCTTTTTATTTTTAGCGACTGCTTTTGAAATTTTTGGTGTGATTATCATGAAACAACTTGTAAGCACTAAAAATAAGCTTTATCTTCTAGCTTTGATAGTGTGTTTTGGTTTTTCATTTGGATTTTTAAGCCTTAGTATGCAAAGCATTGCTATGAGTGTGGCTTATTCTATATGGACAGGAGCTGGAACTGCAGGTGGGGTTATCATAGGAGTACTTTTTTATAAAGAAAGCAAAAGCTTTTTAAAGCTTTTTTTAATTGCACTTATTATCGCTTGCACCGTGGGTTTAAAAATACTTTCATAG
- a CDS encoding GNAT family N-acetyltransferase, translating to MIRKFNIKDLASCIKLFKQSVSTLCKNDYTKEQIHAWINIDQKAWEEKFQKQLSFVYEKKGQIISFISINLEEKTLDLCFTHANYAHQGYGKALLEFALKNYPYSEIYTFASLSSKNFFLKAGFKIIKENITIRDQQELKNFLMKKEIN from the coding sequence TTGATAAGAAAATTTAATATAAAAGACTTAGCTTCTTGTATCAAGCTTTTTAAGCAAAGCGTATCCACTCTTTGTAAAAATGATTACACAAAAGAACAAATTCATGCTTGGATTAATATAGACCAAAAAGCTTGGGAAGAAAAATTCCAAAAGCAACTAAGCTTTGTCTATGAAAAAAAAGGCCAAATCATATCTTTTATAAGTATAAATTTAGAAGAAAAAACACTTGATCTTTGCTTTACTCATGCAAACTATGCTCATCAAGGTTATGGTAAAGCTTTATTAGAATTTGCTCTTAAAAACTACCCTTATAGTGAAATTTATACTTTTGCTAGCCTTAGTTCTAAAAATTTCTTTTTAAAAGCAGGATTTAAAATCATCAAAGAAAACATTACTATAAGAGATCAACAAGAATTGAAAAATTTTTTAATGAAAAAGGAAATAAATTGA
- a CDS encoding aminotransferase class I/II-fold pyridoxal phosphate-dependent enzyme: MQIAQILDALKQQDNFRILRSLKHEGKYVVYNGQKLLNLASNDYLNLSNEKTLKQDFLTHLKEFEFSSSSSRSLSGNYAIFDEFESFLEAKLGKKVLHFNNGYALNVSCLQALASIKNTLFLADKQVHASIIDGLRLGGAKFIRFKHNDIKHLQSLVQKHYKEFENIIIISEALFSMDGDFAPIKEFINLKKEFKNIKIYIDEAHSIGCFNDDGLGYVKFLGLEKEVDFLVFTFGKAIASMGACMISDEKDFFINKARAFIYSTAIAPINVAWTLHVFKHLHEFNVQRKKLLELSTWFKNALASKGAVLGEAYVISFVLGQNALASEISQKLLENGIFAPAIKEPTVAKNTARIRFSLHAGLVKKDLEKVLEVL, translated from the coding sequence ATGCAAATTGCACAAATTTTAGATGCGTTAAAACAACAAGATAATTTTAGAATTCTACGCTCATTAAAACATGAGGGAAAATATGTCGTTTATAATGGGCAAAAATTGCTAAATTTAGCGAGCAATGATTATTTAAATTTAAGCAATGAAAAAACATTAAAGCAAGATTTTTTAACACATTTAAAAGAATTTGAATTTTCTAGTTCAAGTTCAAGAAGCTTGAGTGGAAATTATGCGATTTTTGATGAATTTGAAAGCTTTTTAGAAGCTAAGTTGGGCAAAAAAGTCTTACATTTTAATAATGGCTATGCCTTAAATGTTAGCTGTTTGCAAGCTTTAGCAAGCATTAAAAATACTTTATTTTTAGCAGATAAGCAAGTGCATGCAAGTATCATCGATGGTTTAAGGCTTGGCGGGGCTAAATTTATAAGGTTTAAACACAATGATATAAAGCATTTACAAAGTTTAGTACAAAAGCATTATAAAGAATTTGAAAATATTATCATCATAAGCGAAGCTTTATTTAGCATGGATGGGGATTTTGCACCTATAAAAGAATTCATAAATTTAAAAAAAGAGTTTAAAAATATCAAAATTTACATTGATGAAGCTCATAGCATAGGGTGTTTTAATGATGATGGTTTGGGTTATGTGAAATTTTTGGGTTTAGAAAAGGAAGTGGATTTTTTAGTTTTTACCTTTGGTAAGGCCATAGCTTCCATGGGAGCTTGCATGATAAGTGATGAAAAAGATTTTTTCATCAACAAAGCAAGAGCTTTTATATACTCAACTGCTATTGCACCTATCAATGTAGCTTGGACTTTGCATGTTTTTAAGCATTTGCATGAATTTAATGTTCAAAGAAAAAAGCTTTTAGAGTTAAGCACTTGGTTTAAAAATGCTTTGGCAAGTAAAGGTGCAGTTTTAGGCGAGGCTTATGTGATATCTTTTGTTTTAGGCCAAAATGCACTAGCTAGTGAAATTTCTCAAAAGCTTTTAGAAAATGGTATTTTCGCACCTGCTATTAAAGAACCAACCGTAGCTAAAAATACAGCTAGAATTCGCTTTTCTTTGCATGCTGGTTTAGTAAAAAAAGACTTAGAAAAGGTTTTGGAGGTACTTTGA
- a CDS encoding pimeloyl-ACP methyl esterase BioG family protein — MKTHFLHENANSSELILFFSGFCSHFSHFSHLKSDVNVLMVYDYTSFDWEIDLHKFEKITLVGFSMGVCVASKILKDIKFDKKIAINGTNLPIDDEFGIKKAIFKLTMKRFALEDFKSNLLEKRMSLSDEFYFEKNEYLKEELLSLYEFCTKDLNVNFTWDKAIISKDDKIFPPKHVLNFFKEKAMFIDEPHFAFFKYHTWEALCKLS, encoded by the coding sequence TTGAAAACTCATTTTTTACATGAAAATGCAAATTCATCTGAGTTGATTTTATTTTTTTCAGGGTTTTGTTCACATTTTAGTCATTTTTCGCATTTAAAAAGTGATGTAAATGTTTTAATGGTGTATGATTATACGAGTTTTGATTGGGAAATTGATCTTCATAAATTTGAAAAAATCACTCTCGTTGGCTTTTCTATGGGAGTTTGCGTGGCGAGTAAAATTTTAAAAGATATAAAATTTGATAAAAAAATAGCCATAAATGGCACAAATTTACCTATAGATGATGAATTTGGGATCAAAAAAGCCATTTTTAAACTTACGATGAAAAGATTTGCTTTAGAGGATTTTAAATCAAATTTACTTGAAAAAAGAATGAGTTTAAGCGATGAATTTTACTTTGAAAAAAATGAGTATTTAAAAGAAGAACTTTTAAGCTTATATGAGTTTTGCACTAAGGATTTAAATGTAAATTTCACTTGGGATAAAGCTATAATCAGCAAAGATGATAAAATCTTTCCACCAAAGCATGTTTTAAATTTTTTCAAAGAAAAGGCAATGTTTATCGATGAGCCACATTTTGCATTTTTTAAATACCACACTTGGGAAGCACTTTGCAAACTTTCATAA